The following proteins come from a genomic window of Gossypium raimondii isolate GPD5lz chromosome 5, ASM2569854v1, whole genome shotgun sequence:
- the LOC105766147 gene encoding adenylate isopentenyltransferase, whose translation MEHILSSFHSLDSPVFYRPLPLHRRPRWPRMGSSTPHHRNNQNKTKLIVIMGATGTGKSRLSVDLSTHFPHSQIINSDKMQLFNGLDITTNKIPLPERKGVQHFLLGEFDSIDADVAPSQFRSAAGSTIADIVSRGNLPLLVGGSNTFIHALLVETFDPQVDVFAESSSVSRALRYDCCFLWVDVAWSVLSEYLCIRVDEMLDSGMLEELAQFYDPTKAGAMVGLRKAIGVPEFDAYFRKYPPWESPENGVVPNKDCDPSRREAYEEALQEIKDNTCRLAKRQIGKILRLREGGWDFTRFDATATFQALMKKKQSSAVAAPELEWREIWEREVVEPSVKIVKRFLEE comes from the coding sequence ATGGAAcatattctttcttcttttcattctcTCGATTCCCCGGTTTTTTACCGTCCTCTTCCCCTCCACCGGCGTCCAAGGTGGCCCCGTATGGGCTCCTCCACCCCCCACCACCGTAACAACCAAAACAAGACCAAACTCATCGTCATCATGGGTGCTACCGGTACCGGAAAATCCCGCCTGTCCGTCGACTTGTCAACCCATTTCCCTCACTCTCAAATCATAAACTCAGACAAAATGCAACTTTTCAACGGCTTAGATATAACCACGAACAAGATCCCTCTCCCCGAAAGGAAAGGGGTTCAGCACTTTCTTCTCGGCGAGTTCGACTCAATCGACGCCGACGTGGCGCCGTCGCAGTTCCGTTCCGCCGCGGGTTCAACCATCGCCGACATTGTCTCGCGTGGGAACTTGCCGCTTCTTGTTGGTGGGTCCAACACTTTCATTCATGCTCTCCTGGTGGAAACCTTTGACCCTCAAGTGGACGTGTTTGCCGAGTCGAGCTCAGTGAGTCGAGCGTTGAGGTATGACTGTTGTTTCCTTTGGGTCGACGTGGCTTGGTCGGTACTCAGTGAGTACCTATGCATACGAGTTGATGAAATGCTTGACTCAGGGATGTTGGAAGAGTTGGCTCAGTTCTATGACCCGACCAAAGCGGGTGCCATGGTTGGGCTACGGAAGGCAATCGGAGTACCCGAATTCGATGCCTATTTCAGGAAATACCCGCCGTGGGAAAGcccagaaaacggcgtcgtccCCAACAAGGACTGTGACCCGAGCCGGAGGGAAGCGTACGAGGAAGCCCTGCAGGAGATCAAAGATAACACGTGTCGATTGGCAAAGAGACAGATAGGAAAGATCCTACGGCTGAGAGAGGGCGGATGGGACTTCACTAGATTCGACGCAACGGCGACGTTTCAAGCATTGATGAAGAAAAAGCAGTCGTCGGCGGTGGCGGCGCCGGAACTAGAATGGAGGGAAATTTGGGAAAGGGAAGTGGTGGAACCAAGCGTGAAGATTGTGAAGCGATTTTTGGAGGAGTAG